Proteins from a genomic interval of Drosophila willistoni isolate 14030-0811.24 chromosome 2L unlocalized genomic scaffold, UCI_dwil_1.1 Seg139, whole genome shotgun sequence:
- the LOC26530320 gene encoding uncharacterized protein LOC26530320, with the protein MGEWVKSSCNSPVPHNAFVAGRDVDGSRIYVGRAAFQGDVLPAKVIPNNRVAYVSHNGSEHRVQYYDVLVGQEYEWVVCGDGLVPANAISPGTTSTLERLYVGRVRHNNSLTIGKVQPSRGCILIPYCHREHSFNSYEVLVKKQRPKLWKSQSY; encoded by the exons ATGGGTG AATGGGTGAAGTCATCTTGTAATTCTCCTGTGCCGCATAACGCATTCGTAGCTGGCCGTGATGTTGATGGGTCAAGAATTTATGTAGGACGTGCTGCTTTCCAGGGCGATGTACTTCCAGCCAAGGTGATTCCTAATAACAGGGTTGCCTATGTTTCCCATAATGGAAGCGAACATAGGGTTCAATACTATGATGTATTGGTGGGCCAAGAATACGAATGGGTTGTATGCGGTGATGGACTTGTTCCAGCAAATGCAATTTCACCTGGTACAACTAGTACACTTGAACGTCTTTACGTGGGCCGTGTTCGCCACAATAATTCGTTGACTATCGGAAAAGTGCAACCATCCCGTGGCTGCATACTTATTCCATATTGTCACCGTGAGCATTCCTTTAACTCGTATGAGGTGCTAGTGAAAAAACAAAGACCTAAACTATGGAAATCTCAATCGTACTAA
- the LOC6638250 gene encoding natterin-3 yields MGHWVRSSSNSPLPHNAFHAGHDTDGSGIYVGRCMYEGDLSPAKVIPSKHAAYVSHGGKEHNVSSYEVLVGHGYAWAPSSDGRVPRHAISTGKTRTGEPLYVGRASHSNSVIVGKVHPSHGCLYVPFGGQEITIKSYEVLVKH; encoded by the exons ATGGGTC ATTGGGTACGTTCCTCTTCTAATTCTCCTCTGCCACACAACGCTTTCCATGCTGGCCATGATACTGACGGATCAGGAATTTATGTGGGTCGTTGTATGTACGAGGGTGATCTTTCTCCAGCTAAAGTGATACCCAGCAAACATGCCGCCTATGTATCCCATGGCGGAAAGGAGCACAATGTCAGCAGTTACGAAGTTTTGGTGGGTCATGGATACGCTTGGGCTCCATCCAGTGATGGGCGTGTACCACGTCATGCAATTTCCACTGGCAAAACTCGTACTGGTGAACCTCTCTATGTGGGCCGTGCTTCCCATTCCAATTCAGTGATTGTCGGAAAAGTGCATCCATCCCATGGCTGTCTCTATGTGCCATTTGGCGGTCAGGAGATTACCATTAAGTCGTATGAGGTGTTAGTGaaacattaa
- the LOC6638249 gene encoding uncharacterized protein LOC6638249 isoform X1, which translates to MTFNGMQAKKRKKGGYHTWIARNVYDALPPFAIVAGHDSDNDPIYVGRAYHNGDLLPCKIVPGKQQAYVAWGGEEINKHDFEILTGHHYSWIPASGGFVPPHALRVGQTTEGEALYIGRGYFSGSLTPGKVHPSHRCLYIPFGGKEHSLEAYEVLVQPETWISSSGSNIVPGTVLAGHDADGDTIYVGRAYHEGDLVPAKVIPNKGCAYLPYGGLEYVKYDFELLAGYGYGWVPDSLGSVPPGAVVCGRTSDGEALYIGRGSYNGSFTPGKIQPSHRCLYIPFGGEEVRIDSYEVLVRS; encoded by the exons ATGACGTTTAATGGAATGCAAgcaaagaaaaggaaaaaaggagGAT ATCACACATGGATTGCCCGCAATGTCTATGATGCATTGCCGCCATTTGCCATTGTCGCTGGACACGATTCCGACAATGATCCCATCTATGTGGGTCGTGCCTATCACAATGGTGATCTCTTGCCCTGCAAAATTGTGCCAGGCAAACAGCAGGCCTATGTGGCATGGGGCGGTGAGGAGATCAACAAACATGATTTCGAAATTCTGACGGGACATCATTATTCTTGGATACCGGCATCTGGTGGTTTTGTTCCACCCCATGCCCTGCGTGTGGGCCAGACAACTGAGGGTGAGGCTTTGTATATTGGACGTGGATACTTTTCGGGCAGTCTGACACCCGGCAAGGTGCATCCATCGCATCGTTGTCTCTACATTCCCTTTGGCGGCAAGGAG CACAGTCTAGAGGCTTATGAGGTACTGGTTCAACCCGAGACTTGGATCTCATCTTCTGGCAGCAATATTGTGCCTGGAACTGTTTTGGCTGGACATGATGCCGATGGTGATACTATCTATGTGGGCCGTGCCTATCATGAAGGTGATTTAGTGCCAGCCAAGGTTATTCCAAACAAGGGTTGCGCCTATTTGCCATACGGTGGACTGGAGTATGTGAAATATGACTTTGAATTGTTGGCCGGTTATGGTTATGGTTGGGTACCAGACTCCCTGGGCAGTGTGCCACCAGGCGCTGTGGTATGCGGCAGAACATCGGATGGTGAAGCCTTGTACATTGGCCGTGGCAGTTATAATGGTAGTTTCACTCCTGGCAAAATTCAACCATCGCATCGTTGCCTTTACATTCCATTCGGCGGTGAGGAGGTCCGTATCGATTCATACGAAGTGCTCGTCAGATCTTAG
- the LOC6638249 gene encoding uncharacterized protein LOC6638249 isoform X2 yields MDHTWIARNVYDALPPFAIVAGHDSDNDPIYVGRAYHNGDLLPCKIVPGKQQAYVAWGGEEINKHDFEILTGHHYSWIPASGGFVPPHALRVGQTTEGEALYIGRGYFSGSLTPGKVHPSHRCLYIPFGGKEHSLEAYEVLVQPETWISSSGSNIVPGTVLAGHDADGDTIYVGRAYHEGDLVPAKVIPNKGCAYLPYGGLEYVKYDFELLAGYGYGWVPDSLGSVPPGAVVCGRTSDGEALYIGRGSYNGSFTPGKIQPSHRCLYIPFGGEEVRIDSYEVLVRS; encoded by the exons atgG ATCACACATGGATTGCCCGCAATGTCTATGATGCATTGCCGCCATTTGCCATTGTCGCTGGACACGATTCCGACAATGATCCCATCTATGTGGGTCGTGCCTATCACAATGGTGATCTCTTGCCCTGCAAAATTGTGCCAGGCAAACAGCAGGCCTATGTGGCATGGGGCGGTGAGGAGATCAACAAACATGATTTCGAAATTCTGACGGGACATCATTATTCTTGGATACCGGCATCTGGTGGTTTTGTTCCACCCCATGCCCTGCGTGTGGGCCAGACAACTGAGGGTGAGGCTTTGTATATTGGACGTGGATACTTTTCGGGCAGTCTGACACCCGGCAAGGTGCATCCATCGCATCGTTGTCTCTACATTCCCTTTGGCGGCAAGGAG CACAGTCTAGAGGCTTATGAGGTACTGGTTCAACCCGAGACTTGGATCTCATCTTCTGGCAGCAATATTGTGCCTGGAACTGTTTTGGCTGGACATGATGCCGATGGTGATACTATCTATGTGGGCCGTGCCTATCATGAAGGTGATTTAGTGCCAGCCAAGGTTATTCCAAACAAGGGTTGCGCCTATTTGCCATACGGTGGACTGGAGTATGTGAAATATGACTTTGAATTGTTGGCCGGTTATGGTTATGGTTGGGTACCAGACTCCCTGGGCAGTGTGCCACCAGGCGCTGTGGTATGCGGCAGAACATCGGATGGTGAAGCCTTGTACATTGGCCGTGGCAGTTATAATGGTAGTTTCACTCCTGGCAAAATTCAACCATCGCATCGTTGCCTTTACATTCCATTCGGCGGTGAGGAGGTCCGTATCGATTCATACGAAGTGCTCGTCAGATCTTAG